In the genome of Apodemus sylvaticus chromosome 2, mApoSyl1.1, whole genome shotgun sequence, one region contains:
- the LOC127677509 gene encoding regenerating islet-derived protein 3-beta produces the protein MLPRIACPIMSWMLLSCLMLLSQVQGEDSLEKMPSARISCPKGSRAYGSYCYALFQIPQNWFDAELACQKRPEGHLVSVLNGAEASFLSSLVKSTGNSYQYTWIGLHDPTLGAEPNGGGWEWSNNDVMNYLNWERNPSTALDRAFCGSLSRASGFLRWRDITCEVKLPYVCKFTG, from the exons ATGCTGCCTCGCATAGCCTGCCCCATCATGTCCTGGATGCTGCTCTCCTGCCTGATGCTCTTATCTCAGGTACAAG GTGAAGACTCCCTGGAGAAAATGCCCTCTGCACGCATTAGTTGCCCCAAGGGCTCCCGGGCTTATGGCTCCTACTGCTATGCCTTGTTTCAGATACCACAGAACTGGTTTGATGCAGAA CTGGCCTGCCAGAAGAGGCCTGAAGGACACCTTGTATCTGTGCTCAATGGAGCTGAAGCTTCATTCCTGTCCTCCCTGGTGAAGAGCACAGGAAACAGCTACCAATATACTTGGATTGGGCTCCATGACCCCACTCTG GGTGCAGAGCCCAATGGAGGCGGATGGGAGTGGAGTAACAATGACGTGATGAATTATCTTAACTGGGAGAGGAACCCATCTACTGCCTTAGACCGTGCTTTCTGTGGCAGTTTGTCGAGAGCTTCTG GATTTCTAAGATGGAGAGATATTACATGTGAGGTGAAGCTGCCATATGTCTGCAAATTCACGGGTTAA